In a genomic window of Thiosocius teredinicola:
- a CDS encoding GIY-YIG nuclease family protein encodes MTSDPGTYVLVLHCRAAASVQVGRWGDLRLHRGYYLYVGSAFGPGGVRARVGRHCRNEKSLHWHIDYLRAYAKLVNVWLTYDVRRREHQWATVLGQDDRVQPIPGFGCTDCDCESHLFYTNHRPVLAQFSLSSEGGLECLTCTDFADVSARSPSCR; translated from the coding sequence ATGACGTCAGACCCTGGCACGTATGTTCTGGTATTACATTGCCGGGCTGCGGCATCCGTACAGGTCGGTCGATGGGGCGATCTGCGACTGCACCGCGGCTACTATCTCTATGTCGGCAGTGCGTTCGGGCCGGGTGGTGTACGTGCCCGGGTTGGCAGACACTGTCGCAATGAGAAGTCCCTGCACTGGCATATTGATTACCTGCGCGCATACGCCAAGCTGGTAAATGTTTGGCTGACCTACGACGTGCGTCGACGGGAGCATCAGTGGGCGACCGTCCTTGGCCAGGACGACCGCGTGCAGCCGATACCGGGTTTCGGTTGCACGGATTGTGACTGCGAGTCTCATCTTTTCTACACGAATCATAGGCCCGTGCTGGCGCAGTTTTCGCTGAGTTCCGAGGGCGGACTTGAATGCTTGACCTGCACAGACTTTGCGGATGTGTCCGCCCGATCACCAAGCTGCAGGTAA
- a CDS encoding GNAT family N-acetyltransferase, with product MACEALVNEAWEFDRNFRPPSLAGLARRIYTRGSLLESNYRRVVEEDGAVVGFLFGYNESGSRVRRNTLFALSIFGRLFCLKGLPFKHKRTFLAAIYNHGLNRSRVVKGKRSEIVLFVVKRDRQGKGYGKRLVSDFLSHCRAAGVETVVVETNSSGASGFYEHQGFVHIGDFDSPLHEYAAPGGQACMYQRALS from the coding sequence GTGGCGTGCGAAGCCTTGGTCAACGAGGCTTGGGAGTTCGACCGAAACTTTCGACCGCCATCGCTGGCCGGGCTGGCTCGTAGGATCTATACACGCGGGTCCCTGCTGGAAAGCAATTACAGGCGCGTGGTCGAGGAAGACGGTGCGGTCGTTGGGTTCTTGTTCGGTTACAACGAGTCCGGGAGTCGGGTGAGGAGGAACACGCTGTTTGCGTTATCAATATTCGGGCGCCTTTTCTGCTTGAAAGGCCTGCCTTTCAAGCACAAGAGAACATTTCTTGCTGCAATCTATAACCACGGCTTGAACAGGTCTCGCGTGGTCAAGGGCAAGCGCAGCGAGATCGTGTTATTCGTGGTGAAACGCGATCGTCAGGGGAAAGGGTACGGTAAGCGCCTGGTGTCCGATTTCTTGTCGCATTGTAGGGCTGCGGGTGTCGAGACAGTGGTTGTCGAGACAAATAGCTCCGGCGCAAGCGGTTTCTACGAGCATCAGGGTTTCGTGCATATCGGCGACTTCGATTCTCCACTTCATGAGTATGCGGCACCGGGCGGACAGGCATGCATGTACCAGCGGGCATTGAGCTGA
- a CDS encoding rhodanese-like domain-containing protein codes for MIDQVDFYAAKLRFETDSADLFAALQSSANIAVIDARSVEAYEREHIPSAINIPHRTMTEETTVHLDKGVTYVTYCDGIGCNASTKGALNMAKLGFDVKELMGGLDWWKRDGYATEGLEGREGQLVSCGC; via the coding sequence ATGATCGATCAGGTGGATTTTTATGCGGCCAAGCTGCGTTTCGAAACCGATTCTGCAGACCTGTTCGCGGCGTTACAAAGCTCAGCAAACATAGCGGTAATTGATGCACGCTCGGTAGAGGCATACGAGCGCGAACATATCCCGTCAGCAATCAATATCCCCCACCGAACGATGACCGAAGAGACCACGGTGCATCTTGATAAGGGCGTGACCTACGTTACCTATTGCGATGGCATTGGCTGCAATGCCTCGACAAAGGGTGCGCTCAACATGGCTAAGCTGGGTTTCGACGTGAAGGAGTTGATGGGTGGACTTGATTGGTGGAAACGCGATGGCTATGCCACTGAGGGTCTGGAGGGTAGGGAAGGGCAACTCGTCTCATGCGGTTGCTAG
- a CDS encoding NifB/NifX family molybdenum-iron cluster-binding protein, translating into MPDHALKLAVASKEGKAISEHFGHAKQFWIYEVAGDDCRFVEKRDVEHYCLGNHSSKTAMAQILETIKDCQAVFVAKIGDGPTEKLAAIGVDAVSQYAWEGIEESLLDYARSTSPPSS; encoded by the coding sequence ATGCCTGATCACGCATTGAAGCTGGCGGTCGCGAGCAAGGAAGGCAAGGCAATCAGCGAACACTTCGGCCATGCCAAGCAATTCTGGATCTACGAGGTTGCGGGAGACGACTGCCGTTTCGTCGAGAAGCGCGACGTCGAACACTATTGCCTGGGCAACCATTCGAGCAAAACGGCCATGGCGCAGATCCTGGAAACCATCAAGGACTGCCAGGCGGTTTTCGTTGCCAAGATCGGCGACGGGCCCACCGAAAAGCTCGCCGCCATCGGCGTCGACGCCGTTTCGCAGTATGCCTGGGAAGGGATCGAAGAGTCGCTGTTGGACTATGCACGCTCCACCAGTCCCCCGTCATCCTGA
- a CDS encoding glutathione S-transferase family protein has translation MKFYMTPGSCSTGIHILLEEIGLVFEAHIIDLLAGEQDQAWYRQINPKGTIPTLDTGTGLILTDYQSIAWWLASHHPRRRLLPLGIDQQAKALELMSYAVNTLHGQGFARIFVPASFAASPDHHEEVESKGRDIVTTAFQVVEASLAESGFAFEAFSIADASLFYVEFWADRVGLELPPKCRGHFEQVLRRPAVRQVLSEEGYGSIYSR, from the coding sequence ATGAAGTTCTACATGACGCCGGGCTCATGCAGCACCGGCATACATATCCTTCTGGAAGAGATCGGTCTCGTCTTCGAGGCACACATCATCGACCTGCTGGCTGGCGAGCAGGATCAAGCCTGGTATCGCCAGATCAATCCCAAAGGCACGATCCCGACGCTCGACACGGGTACCGGATTGATCCTAACGGACTACCAATCGATAGCCTGGTGGCTTGCCAGCCACCATCCACGCCGCCGTCTGTTGCCACTGGGCATCGACCAGCAGGCCAAAGCGCTGGAGTTGATGAGCTACGCAGTCAACACCCTGCACGGCCAGGGTTTCGCACGTATCTTTGTGCCCGCGAGTTTCGCAGCGTCGCCAGATCATCACGAAGAAGTTGAATCCAAAGGCCGCGACATCGTCACGACAGCATTTCAGGTTGTCGAGGCCTCCCTGGCGGAAAGCGGTTTCGCCTTCGAGGCTTTCAGTATTGCCGACGCATCGTTGTTCTACGTCGAATTCTGGGCAGACCGGGTCGGTCTTGAGCTACCGCCCAAGTGTAGGGGTCACTTCGAGCAGGTGCTGCGACGCCCGGCGGTACGCCAGGTCTTGAGCGAAGAAGGCTACGGGTCGATTTACTCGCGCTGA